In Pasteurella dagmatis, the sequence GCAATAGAATGTTCTTCATTATAGCATGGTATTAATATTGCAATATTTTTAATCATTACACTTCCCTATATATTTGTATAACTTAATTGAATTATTTGAATCGACATACTCTAAATAATTTGGAATTTCTTTATTATTAAATAATCTATTTAATAAGTTATTTTCAACACCAGATTGTTTTAAAGTATAGAAAAAAAGCTTATCCAGTAAAATATAATCAATTTTATATTTATCTAAAATAAATTTTGCATCTAGATCATTTGAAAACAAGAAAAAATTAAATGTATCTAAATTACCCTGTATATTTCTGTGATAGGGAGCAGAAATAATATTATTAGTAGTACCTACTATAATAGGAGCCCCTAAATCAGTAGATGCTAAAGTGTTTTTATTTTCTATCTTATTGTCATTCAATAAAGAAATTACAGATGTGTGATCTACATCCTCTATATTTTTTAGTTCATTCTTAATATCAGAAAATGGTTCAATAAATACTAAAAAAGCAAACAAAACAACTGAAGGAAAAGATAAAAATAAAAATAACACTTTTAATACAACAAGCTTAATTTTCTCTCTTAACATAAAACAAACATAAGCTTGTAATGGAATGCAACAAACCAAAGCGACAGAAAACATTCTAACTTGCCAAAAAAAAGCTAGAAAAAAATTGATTAAAAAAGAAAAATATAGAATATAAAATCTTTCATTATTTCTAAATTTAACAAATAATGGAAAGATCATAGTCATAAATACAGATAATAAATAAGCAATATTCCTTATATCAGCTTGAATATTATATAAAATCGATCTCGCTTCAGAAATATTATCTAACCAAAGTTCTTTTAATAACTTAGGATAATTAGAATAACCACCTTTAATAATTTCAGGATAAGATATTACAACCGGCAATAATAGAACAAAACTTAATAAAATATAAAAAGCCATTTTCTTCACATTTGATAAATTAACAAAATAAGTTAGCAAATGACAAAATATAAAAGCTGAAACAAAACACAACCAAAAAGGGAATGATAAAATATCATATTTAGCATCAAAAAACTCACTAATAGGTCGATTAACAATGAATAACAGTGGGATCAAAATAACACTAACTAAACTTACTAATTTACAGAAAAGTAAATAACTAATATTTTTAAAAAAGCCAAAGACTGTGAGCAAAAATAAAATAATCACAAAACTATAAATATTCTCTAGGCCTATCCATAGTGATAAAAGCATTGATAATGCAGAAAAAATCGCACTTTTGACCTCATATTTATTATTTATTAATGGAGAAAAAAGAATAAATGAGGTAAGTAGAATAAACTGCAAATTATGATGATCTAATGCACCAGGTAAAAAACGCATACTTAAAGGCGAAATTAATGGAATAATCATTGCAATTTTCGCCGTTTCTAAACCGAATAAACGATATGCAACCAATGAAACTAGAAATAAAAAAACCAATAAATACAACAAAGGTACTAATGTATTTGTAATTGCAAAGGCTGTAGGAAGCTCAAAAAACAAAGAAAAAAATGAGGCAAATAAAGCTAAGGGGATATCAACTAAACGTGACCAATGCATAATCAGCTGATTGTTCGGGCTAAATTGCGGAATAGGTTCTAAGTACCAATTACCATTTTTTAACCACTCTCGATATTGATGAAATCGCATAAAATCATCATTATCACTAAAATGCAATGATGTAACGATATCCCAATGGCTTATTGATAAATAAATTGCACAGAGACTCCAAATAATCAACACTATTTTAAATAATTTTCTTATATCATCCTTGTCATAAAGATCATTATTTATGTCCATAAAATACCTATAAAACAGAAGTTATTCACATTAAATTTTAAAGTTGGTGAATTTTAATAAAAATAAGTATTCTTGTACATCAAATAAGTGCGGTCATTTTTTATTAAAATCCTATCGTGCGAGTTGGTTTGCCTTGTTTAATCACACATTCTTCGGTTAACGCTTGAATCCAATCTTGTGTGTTTTCAAATGGGCAGAAACGATGACGGCGAGCAACTGCGCTAAAATCACCTAAAGTGAGCACTTTTAATTTCTGGATTTGCGCTAAATCTTGTTGTGTGAGCTCGGCTAAACCTAACTTTTCTACTTGTTGTGTAGCGAGTTTAGTCATTTGTTCTGGTTGTAAATAATCAAAATGCAATTTTAAGTCAAAACGTCGCAAAGCGGCGGGGTCGAGCCCATCCATTAAATTAGTTGAAACCACCATTAATCCTTCAAATCGTTCAATTTGTGTTAGCATTTCATTCACTTGACTATGTTGCCAGCTGTGTTGTCCTAATTCACGTGTAAATAAAAAAGTGTCAACTTCATCTAACACTAACAACATATTTTCATTTTTAGCTCGTTCAAAAGCAGCCGCAATGTTTTGCTCGGTTTCGCCAACATATTTGCCTAATAAATCAGATCCCTGACACAACAATAATCGCATATCTAATTCTTTAGCTAGCCATTCTGCCCATGCGGTTTTCCCTGTTCCTGGCGGTCCATAACAACAAATTCGTCCTTGTTTCGTTTTCTGTAAGCCCGCTGTAATTTTCTGAATATTTTGATTACAAACAACATAATCCAATGAGTAATTTAATTTTTGTGTCACTAACGGAAAAGCTTTTTTATAACCTTGAGCCTGCAATGTTTGATTCAAAATCGCTAGTAGTTTTTCAGAAACATTGAGATTTTGATCTTGCTGTTTTAGTCTGCTAACCACGTCAATACCACGTGTTAATACCGCGGGTGAAACATTCGGAATTTCAGAAAAATAACGAATATATTCTTCCGTCAAATACTGCCCTGCTTGCTCACGAATTAAATTTTCACGATAACTGGTTGGTAGATTTGGCATTTCAAAAATTAAATCAAAACGGCGTAGATAAGCAGGGTCAATACCATTGACAGTATTAGAAATCCAAATCATCGGTGTGGTGTTATTTTCTAAAAAGTGGTTCACCCAGGCTTTATGTTTTTGAGCAACAGAACGTTCAAAAAATCCACTGGCAAAAATATCCTCAATCTCATCAAAAACCATCAGTGATTTTCGCCCTTTCAACAAAGTTTGCGCTAAATGACAACGGTTCAAACGTCTTTCTCCATCGATCACATCACCATCACTGTCTTCATAATGCAAAAAATAGCAAGGAAGATGCAATGTTTCTGCTAGCAACACCGCTAACTCGGTTTTCCCCGTTCCTGGCAAACCATAAAGTAAAATATTTGCCCCTTTTTTCTGGCTATGAATCACAGTTTGCAGATAATCTAGCA encodes:
- a CDS encoding AAA family ATPase, with product MDLNSSCHVFATLLELPKHNVIRAVNKSNKLRSYGLIESSHRSNYADVDDHINWGNTLDLDEFLLFELNEDSLLTKSLKVAPSSSLTLAHFDHIADMRKTLLDYLQTVIHSQKKGANILLYGLPGTGKTELAVLLAETLHLPCYFLHYEDSDGDVIDGERRLNRCHLAQTLLKGRKSLMVFDEIEDIFASGFFERSVAQKHKAWVNHFLENNTTPMIWISNTVNGIDPAYLRRFDLIFEMPNLPTSYRENLIREQAGQYLTEEYIRYFSEIPNVSPAVLTRGIDVVSRLKQQDQNLNVSEKLLAILNQTLQAQGYKKAFPLVTQKLNYSLDYVVCNQNIQKITAGLQKTKQGRICCYGPPGTGKTAWAEWLAKELDMRLLLCQGSDLLGKYVGETEQNIAAAFERAKNENMLLVLDEVDTFLFTRELGQHSWQHSQVNEMLTQIERFEGLMVVSTNLMDGLDPAALRRFDLKLHFDYLQPEQMTKLATQQVEKLGLAELTQQDLAQIQKLKVLTLGDFSAVARRHRFCPFENTQDWIQALTEECVIKQGKPTRTIGF